From the Microplitis mediator isolate UGA2020A chromosome 6, iyMicMedi2.1, whole genome shotgun sequence genome, one window contains:
- the LOC130669441 gene encoding uncharacterized protein LOC130669441 → MKLSTHTKGYKVTPEGAVNFIRVTVYLTCISFPLTERTKVRIKYEILLWLSIVLSIFLFAPLLVSIIKYSDNTFIVLRSFLLMSAITNFVIKVIIVRIYHKDLQQLGSALNEFLEKANESERVILQKYVDHTWKFHGFITCSYYVTSTALMIGPLILPQKFPTDAVYPFPVDNPIISLIVYLHQCAVGYQCSAGMALDCQIALFLWYLSARFEILILEAKNIASVDELRNYVRKHQKILLYANELIRPTRLIAFVTVVMTKIGMIVCGIVLISDEPFVIKIQFAMLVIVTTINIYVSTWAADNLITVSSTAMSNAIFETSWTHKPKLRNLLQVIIHRTQKPVVINIPGLLETLSNEYYAQFLSAAFSYFAAARVVLDS, encoded by the exons ATGAAACTATCAACGCATACAAAGGGTTACAAAGTAACTCCTGAAGGCgctgttaattttattagagTGACAGTATATTTAACTTGTATATCATTTCCATTGACAGAGAGAACCAAAGTCCGCATTAAGTACGAAATATTATTATGGCTATCAATAGTTTTATCGATTTTTCTATTTGCGCCACTACTTGTCTCTATCATTAAATACTCAGACAACACATTTATCGTCCTGAGATCTTTCCTTCTTATGTCGGCGATAACTAATTTTGTTATCAAGGTCATTATTGTGAGGATTTATCACAAAGATCTACAG CAACTTGGATCGGCATTAAACGAGTTTTTAGAAAAAGCGAATGAGAGTGAAAGAGTAATTCTGCAAAAATATGTTGATCATACCTGGAAATTTCATGGATTTATAACGTGCAGTTACTATGTGACTTCAACTGCTCTTATGATAGGGCCGCTAATTTTGCCGCAGAAATTTCCTACTGACGCAGTTTATCCATTTCCTGTTGATAATCCAATTATTTCACTGATCGTTTACTTGCATCAGTGCGCGGTCGGGTATCAGTGCTCAGCTGGAATGGCTTTGGATTGTCAGATTGCTTTATTTCTCTGGTATCTGAGTGCCAGATTCGAAATACTGATTTTGGAAGCAAAAAATATTGCGAGTGTTGACGAATTGCGAAACTATGTTAGAAAACATCAGAAAATCCTCtt ATACGCTAATGAATTGATTCGGCCAACACGATTAATAGCTTTTGTGACAGTAGTTATGACCAAAATTGGAATGATCGTTTGTGGTATTGTTTTGATAtca GATGAACCTTTTgtgattaaaattcaattcgCAATGTTGGTTATCGTTACAaccattaatatttatgtaagCACTTGGGCCGCAGATAATTTGATAACTGTC TCAAGCACCGCGATGTCAAatgcaatttttgaaacatcATGGACACATAAGCCAAAACTGAGAAATCTCTTGCAAGTAATAATCCATAGGACTCAAAAACCTGTTGTTATCAACATCCCCGGTCTTCTTGAAACCTTGTCCAACGAATACTACGCTCAG tTTCTCTCAGCAGCATTTTCCTACTTCGCAGCAGCACGAGTCGTCCTCGATTCTTAA